A genomic region of Micromonospora sp. NBRC 110009 contains the following coding sequences:
- a CDS encoding SPFH domain-containing protein: MEIAAILLIAIAVIVVVTLVKAVRIVPQQRQDVVERLGKYKRTLSPGLNLLVPYIDAVRTKVDMREQVVSFPPQPVITSDNLVVSIDTVLYFKVVDSVRATYEISNFLQAIEQLTVTTLRNVIGSLDLERALTSREEINRHLSGVLDETTGRWGIKVTRVEIKAIEPPPSIRDSMEKQMRAERDRRAAILNAEGLKQSQILTAEGEKQAAVLRADGDRQARILQAEGQAKAIRTVFDAIHQANPSQKVLAYQYLQALPQIANGSANKVWIVPAELTKALEGMGGALGGLAGMVGDAPSPEASRGAGEVEREAAEAAQAAATAAQEIHDEVRVAEAQATGGNGPQGLPAPEPVSPESLLNDPADHRERG, encoded by the coding sequence ATGGAGATTGCAGCGATCCTGTTGATCGCCATCGCGGTGATCGTCGTGGTGACGCTGGTCAAGGCGGTGCGGATCGTCCCGCAGCAGCGGCAGGACGTGGTGGAACGGCTGGGCAAGTACAAGCGCACGTTGAGCCCGGGGCTCAACCTGCTGGTGCCGTACATCGACGCGGTGCGCACCAAGGTCGACATGCGGGAGCAGGTGGTCAGCTTCCCGCCGCAGCCGGTGATCACCTCGGACAACCTCGTCGTCTCGATCGACACGGTGCTCTACTTCAAGGTGGTCGACTCGGTCCGGGCCACCTACGAGATCTCCAACTTCCTCCAGGCCATCGAGCAGCTCACCGTCACCACGCTGCGCAACGTGATCGGCTCGCTGGACCTGGAGCGGGCCCTGACCAGCCGCGAGGAGATCAACCGGCACCTCTCCGGGGTGCTGGACGAGACCACCGGCCGGTGGGGCATCAAGGTCACCCGGGTCGAGATCAAGGCGATCGAGCCGCCGCCGAGCATCCGCGACTCGATGGAGAAGCAGATGCGCGCCGAGCGGGACCGCCGCGCCGCGATCCTCAACGCCGAGGGCCTCAAGCAGTCGCAGATCCTCACCGCCGAGGGTGAGAAGCAGGCCGCGGTGCTGCGCGCCGACGGTGACCGGCAGGCCCGGATCCTGCAGGCGGAGGGCCAGGCCAAGGCGATCCGTACCGTCTTCGACGCGATCCACCAGGCCAACCCGAGCCAGAAGGTGCTCGCCTACCAGTACCTCCAGGCGCTGCCGCAGATCGCGAACGGCTCGGCCAACAAGGTCTGGATCGTCCCGGCCGAGCTGACCAAGGCTCTGGAGGGGATGGGCGGCGCGCTGGGCGGGCTGGCCGGCATGGTCGGCGACGCGCCGTCGCCGGAGGCCAGCCGGGGCGCCGGCGAGGTGGAGCGGGAGGCCGCCGAGGCCGCGCAGGCCGCCGCCACCGCCGCGCAGGAGATCCACGACGAGGTACGCGTCGCCGAGGCGCAGGCCACCGGCGGCAACGGTCCGCAGGGGCTGCCGGCCCCCGAGCCGGTCTCCCCGGAGAGCCTGCTCAACGACCCCGCGGACCACCGCGAACGGGGCTGA
- a CDS encoding DUF3097 domain-containing protein: MAGRYDGDVLAANWRRRKVTPEVDAEPDLVVEDAESGFCGAVVGFDSGAVVLEDRHGRRRNFPLLPAAFLLDGQPVTLRRPARAPVPAARRRTASGSIAVDNVRAQVAKASRIWVEGVHDAALVERIWGDDLRIEGVVVEPLDGIDALAAEVRAFEPGPGRRLGVLVDHLVPGSKESRIVAQVNSPHVLVTGHPYVDVWQAVKPRALGISAWPVVPPGRPWKEGVCEALGVAEPAEMWRHILSRVDSFADVETPLINAMERLIDFVTEPG, from the coding sequence ATGGCGGGGCGATACGACGGGGACGTGCTGGCGGCGAACTGGCGGCGACGGAAGGTCACCCCCGAGGTGGACGCCGAACCCGACCTGGTGGTCGAGGACGCCGAATCGGGGTTCTGCGGCGCGGTCGTCGGCTTCGACTCCGGCGCGGTGGTGCTGGAGGACCGGCACGGCCGGCGACGCAACTTCCCGCTGCTGCCCGCCGCGTTCCTGCTCGACGGTCAGCCGGTCACCCTGCGCCGCCCGGCGCGCGCCCCGGTGCCGGCCGCCCGCCGGCGGACCGCCTCCGGCTCGATCGCGGTCGACAACGTCCGGGCGCAGGTGGCCAAGGCCAGCCGGATCTGGGTGGAGGGCGTGCACGACGCCGCGCTGGTCGAGCGGATCTGGGGCGACGACCTGCGGATCGAGGGCGTGGTGGTGGAACCCCTGGACGGCATCGACGCCCTCGCCGCCGAGGTGCGCGCGTTCGAACCCGGCCCGGGTCGCCGGCTGGGCGTGCTCGTCGACCACCTGGTGCCCGGCTCCAAGGAGAGCCGAATCGTGGCGCAGGTCAACTCGCCGCACGTGCTGGTCACCGGGCACCCGTACGTCGACGTGTGGCAGGCGGTGAAGCCTCGGGCGCTGGGCATTTCGGCGTGGCCGGTGGTGCCGCCGGGGCGGCCCTGGAAGGAGGGGGTCTGCGAGGCGCTCGGGGTGGCCGAGCCGGCGGAGATGTGGCGGCACATCCTGTCGCGGGTGGACAGTTTCGCTGACGTGGAGACGCCGTTGATCAACGCGATGGAGCGGTTGATCGACTTCGTCACCGAGCCTGGGTAG
- the argG gene encoding argininosuccinate synthase: MSKVLTSLPTGERVGIAFSGGLDTSVAVAWMRDKGAVPCAYTADIGQYDEPDIASVPGRALSYGAEVARLVDCRAALVEEGLAALTCGAFHIRSGGRAYFNTTPLGRAVTGTLLVRAMISDDVQIWGDGSTFKGNDIERFYRYGLLANPQLRIYKPWLDTDFVTELGGRKEMSEWLLERGLPYRDSTEKAYSTDANIWGATHEAKTLEHLDTGIETVNPIMGVRFWDLSVEIPTEDVTIGFDQGRPVTINGKEFGSPVDLVLEANAIGGRHGLGMSDQIENRIIEAKSRGIYEAPGMALLHAAYERLVNAIHNEDTLANYHNEGRRLGRLMYEGRWLDPQALMLRESLQRWVGTAVTGEVTLRLRRGEDYSILDTTGPAFSYHPDKLSMERTEDSAFGPSDRIGQLTMRNLDIADSRAKLEQYATLGMVGGAPPQRMVGAAQAASTGLIGAMPQGGAEAIASRGVSSADDEALDRAAMEFGVD, encoded by the coding sequence GTGTCCAAGGTCCTCACCTCCCTGCCCACCGGCGAACGTGTCGGCATCGCCTTCTCCGGCGGCCTCGACACCTCGGTCGCGGTCGCGTGGATGCGCGACAAGGGTGCCGTTCCCTGCGCCTACACCGCCGACATCGGCCAGTACGACGAGCCCGACATCGCCTCGGTGCCGGGTCGCGCGCTCAGCTACGGCGCGGAGGTCGCCCGCCTGGTCGACTGCCGCGCCGCCCTGGTTGAGGAGGGCCTGGCGGCGTTGACCTGCGGGGCCTTCCACATCCGCTCGGGCGGGCGGGCGTACTTCAACACCACCCCGCTGGGCCGGGCCGTGACCGGGACCCTGCTGGTTCGGGCGATGATCTCCGACGACGTCCAGATCTGGGGCGACGGCTCGACCTTCAAGGGCAACGACATCGAGCGGTTCTACCGGTACGGCCTGCTGGCCAACCCGCAGCTGCGCATCTACAAGCCGTGGCTCGACACCGACTTCGTCACCGAACTGGGTGGGCGTAAGGAGATGTCGGAGTGGCTGCTCGAACGCGGCCTGCCGTATCGGGACAGCACCGAAAAGGCATACTCCACCGACGCCAACATCTGGGGCGCCACGCACGAGGCGAAGACACTCGAGCACCTCGACACCGGCATCGAGACGGTCAACCCGATCATGGGAGTCCGGTTCTGGGACCTGTCGGTGGAGATCCCGACCGAGGATGTCACGATCGGCTTCGACCAGGGGCGCCCGGTGACGATCAATGGCAAGGAGTTCGGCAGCCCCGTCGACCTGGTGCTGGAGGCCAACGCCATCGGCGGCCGGCACGGCCTGGGCATGTCGGACCAGATCGAGAACCGGATCATCGAGGCCAAGAGCCGGGGCATCTACGAGGCGCCCGGCATGGCGCTGCTGCATGCCGCGTACGAACGGCTGGTCAACGCCATCCACAACGAGGACACCCTGGCGAACTACCACAACGAGGGCCGCCGCCTCGGTCGGCTGATGTACGAGGGGCGCTGGCTGGACCCGCAGGCGCTGATGCTGCGCGAGTCGTTGCAGCGCTGGGTCGGCACGGCGGTCACCGGCGAGGTGACCTTGCGGCTGCGCCGGGGCGAGGACTACTCGATCCTGGACACCACCGGCCCGGCGTTCAGCTACCATCCCGACAAGCTGTCGATGGAGCGTACCGAGGATTCGGCGTTCGGCCCGTCGGACCGGATCGGCCAGCTCACCATGCGCAACCTGGACATCGCCGACTCGCGGGCGAAGCTGGAGCAGTACGCCACCCTCGGCATGGTCGGCGGCGCGCCCCCCCAGCGGATGGTCGGCGCCGCGCAGGCAGCCTCGACCGGGCTGATCGGTGCGATGCCCCAGGGCGGCGCGGAGGCCATCGCCTCCCGGGGCGTCTCCTCCGCCGACGACGAGGCACTCGACCGGGCCGCGATGGAGTTCGGCGTCGACTGA
- a CDS encoding NfeD family protein, producing MDAVFWIVLGVVLAVAEIFTTTLFLIMFAAGAFAAAGAAALGADVAVQALVFAAVSALCVAVVRPVIRRHARPALESGEQPFGVEALEGATALVLEPVDAERGLVKIDGEMWSARSFDATRSYAAGERVQVIKVRGAIALVWQDEISSPGGLPEAKR from the coding sequence GTGGACGCCGTGTTCTGGATCGTGCTGGGTGTGGTGCTGGCGGTCGCCGAGATCTTCACGACGACGCTGTTCTTGATCATGTTCGCGGCCGGGGCGTTCGCCGCCGCCGGAGCCGCCGCGCTCGGTGCCGACGTCGCGGTCCAGGCCCTGGTCTTCGCAGCGGTCTCCGCGCTCTGCGTGGCGGTGGTCCGGCCGGTCATCCGGCGGCACGCCCGCCCGGCGCTGGAGAGCGGCGAGCAGCCGTTCGGCGTGGAGGCGCTGGAGGGCGCCACGGCTCTCGTGCTGGAGCCGGTGGACGCCGAGCGGGGCCTGGTCAAGATCGATGGCGAGATGTGGAGCGCCCGGTCGTTCGACGCGACCCGGAGCTACGCCGCCGGTGAGCGGGTGCAGGTGATAAAGGTCCGGGGCGCCATCGCCCTGGTCTGGCAGGACGAGATTTCCAGCCCGGGCGGACTGCCCGAAGCGAAAAGGTGA
- a CDS encoding TrmH family RNA methyltransferase, translated as MTGQNRAVPVHEITDPDDDRIADYRALTDVELRTRWEPPHGLFIAEGELVLRRALRAGYPARSYLVDAKRVDQLTDLDTGDAPVYTATPEVLQRATGFHVHRGVLASFHRKPLPSAAEVLDTARRVVILEDVNNHTNLGAVFRGAAALGIDAVLLSPSCADPLYRRSVRVSMGEVFAVPYAKLERWPAGLDQVREAGFTVLAMTPAPDAVPIQRLIPAQRERAALLLGAEGPGLTAAAQSASDVRVVIPMRRGVDSLNVAAAAAVAFWELGRDDPPFGTG; from the coding sequence GTGACCGGGCAGAATCGTGCCGTGCCCGTCCACGAGATCACCGACCCCGACGACGACCGGATCGCCGACTACCGCGCGTTGACCGACGTCGAGCTGCGTACCCGCTGGGAGCCGCCGCACGGCCTGTTCATCGCCGAGGGGGAGCTGGTGCTGCGGCGGGCGCTGCGGGCCGGCTACCCGGCCCGGTCGTACCTGGTCGACGCGAAGCGGGTGGACCAGCTCACCGACCTGGACACCGGGGACGCGCCGGTCTACACGGCCACCCCGGAGGTGCTCCAGCGGGCCACCGGCTTCCACGTGCACCGGGGCGTGCTCGCCTCGTTCCACCGCAAGCCGCTGCCCAGCGCCGCCGAGGTGCTCGACACCGCCCGGCGGGTGGTGATCCTGGAGGACGTCAACAACCACACCAACCTCGGCGCGGTCTTCCGGGGAGCCGCCGCGCTCGGCATCGACGCGGTGCTGCTATCGCCGTCTTGCGCCGATCCGCTGTACCGGCGCAGCGTGCGGGTCAGCATGGGGGAGGTCTTCGCGGTGCCGTACGCCAAGCTCGAGCGCTGGCCCGCGGGTTTGGACCAGGTGCGGGAAGCGGGCTTCACCGTGCTCGCCATGACGCCGGCTCCGGACGCCGTACCGATCCAGCGGTTGATTCCGGCGCAGCGCGAGCGGGCGGCGTTGCTGCTGGGAGCCGAGGGTCCGGGCCTCACCGCGGCGGCCCAGTCCGCCAGCGACGTACGGGTGGTCATTCCGATGCGGCGTGGAGTGGACTCGTTGAACGTCGCCGCCGCTGCGGCGGTGGCGTTCTGGGAACTGGGTCGGGACGACCCGCCGTTCGGCACGGGGTAG
- a CDS encoding GNAT family N-acetyltransferase, which translates to MEYRLEDRLPTVEEFVTVTTAVGWTDAYDPAAIPASLAASLHAVVAVEGDRVIGLGRLVGDGAIYYYLQDLAVVPERQRRGVGAAILARLEEWIAGRASSRTFVGLFATGGSVSLYRRFGYAVPDDMTGMFRVGPRPLRG; encoded by the coding sequence GTGGAGTACCGCCTGGAGGACCGGCTGCCCACGGTCGAGGAGTTTGTCACCGTGACCACGGCGGTCGGCTGGACCGACGCGTACGACCCGGCGGCGATCCCGGCGTCGCTGGCCGCCTCGCTGCACGCCGTGGTGGCGGTCGAGGGCGACCGGGTGATCGGGCTGGGCCGGCTGGTCGGCGACGGGGCGATCTACTACTACCTGCAGGACCTGGCGGTGGTTCCGGAGCGGCAGCGGCGCGGGGTGGGCGCGGCGATCCTCGCCCGGCTGGAGGAGTGGATCGCCGGCCGGGCGTCGTCGCGTACCTTCGTCGGCCTCTTCGCGACCGGCGGCTCGGTCAGCCTCTACCGCCGGTTCGGCTACGCGGTGCCCGACGACATGACCGGCATGTTCCGCGTCGGCCCCCGCCCGCTTCGCGGCTGA
- a CDS encoding dTMP kinase, producing the protein MTRPLMIALVGVDGSGKSTQARALARRLSEGGVPATYFENAGGRPLWNRLARALGRADGVALFGRTLYPVLEATVRAVAMARTVLVTRLTGRVAVLDRWTWCQEVIMAARGDRGRRTVRAAYRIFPRPAVVCFLATSPEVAQRRVADRGIDTEELAHLRALDAAYRALPEYGSFVVLDGDGGPDEVATALDRAVSALVGR; encoded by the coding sequence GTGACCCGTCCCCTGATGATCGCCCTGGTTGGTGTCGACGGCTCCGGCAAGAGCACCCAGGCCCGGGCCCTGGCCCGCCGGCTGTCCGAGGGCGGCGTGCCGGCGACGTACTTCGAGAACGCCGGTGGCCGGCCGCTGTGGAACCGGCTCGCCCGGGCGCTCGGCCGGGCGGACGGGGTGGCGCTGTTCGGCCGGACCCTCTATCCCGTTCTGGAGGCGACGGTCCGCGCGGTGGCGATGGCGCGCACGGTGCTGGTGACCCGGCTGACCGGGCGGGTGGCCGTGCTGGACCGGTGGACCTGGTGCCAGGAAGTGATCATGGCGGCCCGGGGCGACCGGGGACGGCGGACGGTCCGCGCGGCGTACCGGATCTTCCCGCGCCCGGCGGTGGTCTGCTTCCTGGCCACCTCGCCCGAGGTGGCGCAGCGGCGGGTGGCGGACCGCGGCATCGACACCGAGGAGCTGGCGCACCTGCGGGCGCTGGACGCGGCCTACCGGGCGCTGCCGGAGTACGGGTCGTTCGTGGTGCTGGACGGGGACGGCGGGCCGGACGAGGTGGCGACGGCGCTGGACCGGGCGGTGTCGGCGCTGGTCGGGCGTTAG
- a CDS encoding transglycosylase domain-containing protein: protein MPSSRSPLSRLLTVLLAGVLAGLALAVAALPGNLLGGFAAKAALGAYAELPDALRTPAQPQRSYLYANDGKTLITTFYDVNRTDVPLAEIAPVMRQAIVAAEDRRFYQHGGADLRGIARALVANVKGGGTEQGGSTLTMQYVRNVLKTDPTRTAEERQAATEQTVGRKLQEIRYAGALEKTLSKDEILNRYLNIAYFGSGAYGVAAASQRYFGKAPGDLTLGEAALLAGLVQSPDEYSPIDGDKEQALARRAYVLDSMASTGAITAQQAAAAKAEKLTLHPTAQPNGCTAVAQGHDDWGFFCDYLRQWWLGQPAFGNTVKEREQALRRGGYTVITSLDPKVQQTAQQQATKVYGYDNKRALPIAAVEPGTGRVLAMAVNRHYSLADNPAGQANHPNTVNPLISGGASVDGYQAGSTFKLFTMLAALEAGKPLATGFDAPAKLPTRYGSDAEGNCDGKWCPANANPEWMDGYRMMWDGFGRSVNTYFVWLAEQVGEDKVVEMAQRLGITFRAGSDADFAKNDAENWGAFTLGVAATTPLDLANAYATVAAEGTYCTPQPVVSVTAANGEKVDVGQPSCKKVLDTDVARAATDAARCPVGQQSAFGQCNGGTATGVDRIVGRPVAGKTGSSEQNATETFVGFTPQVAVAGIAANPDDSTDLVGSAVQAKVIDAVARVIRTAVDGKPVKDFTAPSRELAGNPQRPQPRPTPTPEPRQQQDRGLPSDLLRWLQGRGRG, encoded by the coding sequence ATGCCGTCTTCCCGGTCGCCGCTGTCGCGGCTCCTCACCGTGCTCCTCGCCGGCGTCCTCGCCGGCCTGGCCCTCGCGGTCGCCGCGCTCCCCGGCAACCTGCTCGGCGGGTTCGCCGCCAAGGCGGCCCTGGGCGCGTACGCGGAACTGCCCGACGCGCTGCGCACCCCCGCGCAGCCCCAGCGCTCCTACCTCTACGCCAACGACGGCAAGACCCTGATCACCACGTTCTACGACGTCAACCGCACCGACGTGCCGCTCGCCGAGATCGCGCCGGTGATGCGGCAGGCGATCGTCGCGGCCGAGGACCGCCGCTTCTACCAGCACGGCGGCGCCGACCTGCGCGGCATCGCCCGCGCTCTGGTCGCCAACGTCAAGGGCGGCGGCACCGAGCAGGGCGGCTCCACGCTGACCATGCAGTACGTCCGCAACGTGCTCAAGACCGATCCCACCCGCACCGCCGAGGAGCGGCAGGCCGCCACCGAGCAGACCGTCGGGCGCAAGCTCCAGGAGATCCGGTACGCCGGCGCGCTGGAGAAGACCCTCAGCAAGGACGAGATCCTCAACCGCTACCTCAACATCGCCTACTTCGGCTCCGGCGCGTACGGCGTCGCCGCGGCCAGCCAGCGCTACTTCGGCAAGGCCCCGGGGGACCTGACCCTGGGCGAGGCGGCCCTGCTCGCCGGCCTGGTCCAGTCGCCCGACGAGTACAGCCCGATCGACGGGGACAAGGAGCAGGCCCTCGCCCGTCGGGCGTACGTGCTCGACTCGATGGCCTCCACCGGCGCGATCACCGCGCAGCAGGCCGCGGCGGCGAAGGCGGAGAAGCTGACCCTGCACCCGACCGCCCAGCCCAACGGCTGCACCGCGGTCGCCCAGGGGCACGACGACTGGGGCTTCTTCTGCGACTACCTGCGGCAGTGGTGGCTCGGCCAGCCGGCGTTCGGCAACACCGTCAAGGAGCGCGAGCAGGCGCTGCGCCGGGGCGGCTACACCGTGATCACCTCGCTGGACCCGAAGGTCCAGCAGACCGCCCAGCAGCAGGCCACCAAGGTCTACGGGTACGACAACAAGCGCGCCCTGCCGATCGCCGCGGTCGAGCCGGGCACCGGCCGGGTGCTCGCCATGGCCGTCAACCGGCACTACAGCCTGGCCGACAACCCGGCCGGGCAGGCCAACCACCCGAACACCGTCAACCCGCTGATCTCCGGTGGCGCCAGCGTCGACGGCTACCAGGCCGGCTCGACCTTCAAGCTGTTCACCATGCTCGCCGCGCTGGAGGCCGGCAAGCCGCTCGCCACCGGCTTCGACGCCCCGGCCAAGCTGCCCACCCGGTACGGCTCGGACGCCGAAGGCAACTGCGACGGCAAGTGGTGCCCGGCCAACGCCAACCCGGAGTGGATGGACGGCTACCGGATGATGTGGGACGGCTTCGGCCGCTCCGTGAACACCTACTTCGTCTGGCTGGCCGAGCAGGTCGGCGAGGACAAGGTGGTGGAGATGGCGCAGCGGCTCGGCATCACCTTCCGGGCCGGCTCCGACGCCGACTTCGCGAAGAACGACGCCGAGAACTGGGGCGCCTTCACCCTCGGCGTGGCCGCCACCACGCCACTCGACCTGGCCAACGCGTACGCCACCGTGGCCGCCGAGGGGACGTACTGCACCCCGCAGCCGGTGGTCTCGGTGACCGCGGCCAACGGCGAGAAGGTCGACGTCGGCCAGCCCTCCTGCAAGAAGGTGCTGGACACCGACGTGGCCCGGGCCGCCACCGACGCCGCCCGCTGCCCGGTCGGCCAGCAGTCCGCGTTCGGCCAGTGCAACGGCGGCACCGCCACCGGCGTCGACCGGATCGTCGGCCGGCCGGTCGCCGGCAAGACCGGTAGCTCCGAGCAGAACGCCACCGAGACCTTCGTCGGGTTCACCCCGCAGGTGGCCGTCGCCGGCATCGCCGCCAACCCCGACGACTCGACCGACCTGGTCGGCTCGGCGGTGCAGGCCAAGGTGATCGACGCGGTCGCCCGGGTGATCCGGACCGCGGTCGACGGCAAGCCGGTGAAGGACTTCACCGCGCCGAGCCGGGAACTGGCCGGCAACCCGCAGCGTCCCCAGCCGCGCCCCACGCCGACGCCGGAGCCCCGGCAGCAGCAGGACCGCGGCCTCCCGTCGGACCTCCTGCGCTGGCTCCAGGGCCGCGGCCGCGGCTGA
- a CDS encoding serine hydrolase domain-containing protein has protein sequence MALLPETARRIDALVRRAQAEGRAPSLALGVVRDGDLAHLSVAGDHPTPDADLQYRIGSISKTMTAVLVLQQRDADRLSLDDPLDKHLPGTPVGALTLRQLLGHASGLQREPDGQWWERTEGADLATLLAGLAPEKIAHPPHLVYHYSNLAYGLLGGVLERVTGTPWAELLRERLLEPLGMHRTTYHPAEPYARGYVVHPWHETLREEPRTDTGAMAPAGQLWSTVADLSRWAAFLADPAPDVLAPATLTEMCAPVVISDLDSWTGGHGLGVELYRVGERVYLGHGGSMPGYVAGLAVHRPSRTAVVDFANSYGLRAGHHVVGLAREVLTLVLDAEPAAPVPWRPAQSPPADLAELTGRWWWMGNEYEFRVDPAGDLVGGPVGRPLLRFTPEGPDRWRGRSGPQDGELLTVLRDADGHPVALDIATFVFTRTPDQEP, from the coding sequence ATGGCCCTGCTGCCCGAGACCGCCCGACGGATCGACGCGCTGGTCAGGCGGGCCCAGGCGGAGGGACGCGCGCCCTCGCTCGCCCTCGGCGTGGTCCGGGACGGCGACCTGGCCCACCTCTCGGTCGCCGGCGACCACCCGACCCCCGACGCGGACCTGCAGTACCGGATCGGCTCGATCAGCAAGACCATGACCGCCGTGCTGGTGCTGCAGCAGCGCGACGCCGACCGGCTGTCCCTCGACGACCCGCTGGACAAGCACCTGCCCGGCACCCCGGTCGGCGCGCTCACCCTGCGGCAGCTGCTCGGGCACGCCAGCGGCCTGCAGCGCGAGCCGGACGGGCAGTGGTGGGAGCGGACCGAGGGCGCCGACCTGGCCACCCTGCTGGCCGGGCTGGCGCCGGAGAAGATCGCCCACCCGCCGCACCTGGTCTACCACTACTCCAACCTGGCGTACGGGCTGCTCGGCGGGGTGCTGGAGCGGGTCACCGGGACACCCTGGGCCGAGCTGCTCCGCGAGCGGCTCCTCGAACCGCTCGGCATGCACCGGACCACCTACCACCCGGCCGAGCCGTACGCCCGGGGCTACGTCGTGCACCCCTGGCACGAGACGCTGCGCGAGGAGCCGCGTACCGACACCGGGGCGATGGCGCCGGCCGGCCAGCTCTGGTCGACCGTGGCGGACCTGAGCCGTTGGGCGGCGTTCCTGGCCGACCCGGCCCCGGACGTGCTCGCCCCGGCCACCCTCACCGAGATGTGCGCGCCGGTGGTGATCAGCGACCTGGACTCCTGGACCGGCGGGCACGGCCTGGGCGTGGAGCTCTACCGGGTCGGCGAGCGGGTCTACCTGGGCCACGGCGGTTCGATGCCCGGGTACGTCGCCGGTCTCGCGGTGCACCGGCCGAGCCGCACCGCCGTGGTGGACTTCGCCAACTCCTACGGGTTGCGCGCCGGCCACCACGTCGTCGGCCTGGCCCGCGAGGTGCTCACCCTGGTGCTGGACGCCGAGCCGGCCGCGCCCGTCCCGTGGCGCCCGGCCCAGTCGCCGCCCGCCGACCTGGCCGAGCTGACCGGCCGCTGGTGGTGGATGGGCAACGAGTACGAGTTCCGCGTGGACCCCGCCGGCGACCTGGTGGGCGGCCCGGTGGGCCGGCCGCTGCTCCGGTTCACCCCGGAGGGCCCGGACCGCTGGCGCGGCCGCTCCGGCCCCCAGGACGGCGAACTCCTCACCGTCCTCCGCGACGCGGACGGCCACCCGGTAGCCCTCGACATCGCCACCTTCGTCTTCACCCGCACGCCCGACCAGGAACCCTGA
- a CDS encoding dihydrofolate reductase family protein, whose translation MGKIIYWVHQSIDGFIEGPNGEFDWPVMGEELSAYSIGLTERAGAFAYGRRVWEMMSWYWPRAESMSDHPHNLAFAPIWRRTPKVVVSRTLTGADWDARVVGGGDLAKEVAEVREQIDGDLLLTGGTGAAAALSALGLIDEYQMVVHPVLLGGGKRVLPDTDRLDLRLAESRAFDGRSVLLRYVRA comes from the coding sequence ATGGGAAAGATCATTTACTGGGTGCACCAGTCGATCGACGGCTTCATCGAGGGGCCGAACGGCGAGTTCGACTGGCCGGTGATGGGGGAGGAGCTGTCCGCGTACTCCATCGGGCTGACCGAGCGGGCCGGCGCGTTCGCCTACGGCCGCCGGGTCTGGGAGATGATGTCCTGGTACTGGCCGCGTGCCGAGTCGATGTCCGACCACCCGCACAACCTGGCGTTCGCGCCGATCTGGCGGCGTACCCCGAAGGTGGTCGTCTCCCGCACGCTGACCGGCGCGGACTGGGACGCCCGGGTGGTCGGCGGCGGCGACCTCGCCAAGGAGGTCGCCGAGGTCCGCGAGCAGATCGACGGCGACCTGCTGCTCACCGGCGGTACCGGCGCGGCGGCCGCGCTGAGCGCGCTCGGCCTGATCGACGAGTACCAGATGGTGGTGCACCCGGTGCTGCTCGGCGGCGGCAAGCGGGTGCTGCCGGACACCGACCGGCTCGACCTGCGGCTCGCGGAGAGCCGGGCCTTCGACGGGCGGTCGGTGCTGCTGCGCTACGTCCGGGCGTGA